The following are from one region of the Anaerolineales bacterium genome:
- the folK gene encoding 2-amino-4-hydroxy-6-hydroxymethyldihydropteridine diphosphokinase has product MSEKAFVSLGSNIEPEKNLPLAVDQLAKVGEVLAVSMVYQNPSVGPTPQPDFLNAAALIATDLEPLEIRAELRKIEAAMGRVRSDDKYAPRQIDLDLCLLGDWVFESRELTLPDPGLLLRPHLIVPIAELAPDFRHPLTGESLAQIADRLRMDAQLTPRPDVALEVNSPR; this is encoded by the coding sequence ATGTCCGAGAAAGCCTTCGTCTCCCTGGGATCCAATATCGAACCCGAAAAAAATCTACCCCTGGCCGTCGACCAACTGGCGAAGGTCGGCGAAGTCCTCGCCGTTTCCATGGTCTATCAGAATCCGTCCGTCGGTCCCACGCCGCAGCCCGATTTCCTCAACGCCGCTGCCCTGATCGCCACGGATCTCGAGCCGCTGGAAATCCGGGCGGAACTGCGGAAGATCGAAGCCGCGATGGGACGCGTGCGGAGCGATGATAAATACGCCCCGCGCCAGATCGACCTGGATTTGTGCCTGCTGGGAGATTGGGTGTTCGAGAGCCGCGAACTCACGCTGCCCGATCCCGGACTGCTCCTGCGCCCGCACCTGATCGTCCCCATCGCGGAGTTAGCGCCCGATTTCCGCCACCCGCTCACGGGCGAAAGCCTGGCACAGATCGCAGATCGGCTGAGGATGGATGCGCAGCTCACACCCCGGCCGGACGTCGCCCTGGAAGTAAACTCTCCTCGTTGA